CTTAGCCCCAGCCGGGTTTATCCCTTTTGCCGGGCAGGCTTAAACACCTGCCGGTTAAGTCGTTATCCCAGGCAGGCTTAAACGCCTGCCTGTAAATCAGTCATCCCGGGCCGGCTCTTCCGCCCGCCCGGTTAATCAGCAAACCGTGAGTGCGTGTTTGCGCGTTCCGGTACAGGAAATTTGCAATGAAGCAATGGCGAAACTTAAGCGGGCTGGTGGCAATCGTCAGCCTGCTGTTCCTCTTCAACGGCGCGCGGGCGGCGGAAACGCTCAGCCCGCTGCCACAGATTACCGAAGGCGTGCTGGATAACGGCCTGCGCTATACGCTGGTGCCGCTCAGCGGCCAGAAGCAGCGCGTGGACGTGCGGCTGAGCGTGGACGTCGGCTCGATCGATGAGCAGGATAACGAGTCCGGCGTGGCGCATATGCTGGAGCATCTGGTGTTCCGCGCCAGCGAGCAGTATCCGCAGGGCGTGGCCACCCAGCTGCACCAGCGCGGCTGGGTGCGGGCGCAGCACTACAACGCGATGACCAACTACGAGCGCACCCTGTATATGTTCAGCCCGCCGGGCGGAGCGGGGCAGCTGGACGTGGCGCTGGAGTCGCTGAGCCAGATGGCCGGGCATGCCCGCCTGACCCAGCGCGACCTTGACGACGAGCGGCGCATTATTCTGGAAGAGTGGCGCGGCAAGCTGGGCGTGGCCGAGCGCATGAACCAGCAGCGCGTGCAGGCGATTCGCCACGGCTCGCGCTACCCGGAGCGCCCGACCATCGGCACTGAGGCTTCTATTCGCAACACCCCGGCCACCACGCTGCAGCAGTTTTATCAGCGCTGGTATCATCCGGGCAATATGCGCCTGCTGGTGATCGGTGACTTCCGGCCAGAGACGGCGGCGGCGGAAATTAAGCGCTATTTCGGCACCCTGCCGGCGGGCGCGGTACCAGAGCGGGACTACTACGAACCGCGCCTGCAGACGCAGCTAAAGGTGGTGCGTCTGCAGGACGGCCAGAGCGGCAGCAGCCAGCTGTCGCTGGTGCTGCGCAGTAATCCGGGCACCACCACCTATGAACAGCGCCTAATCAGCCAGATCGCCCTCTCCAGCGTCAGCCGCCAGATGCGTCGGCAGAAGCCGGAGCTGCCGGCGGAAGTCGGCGGCCTGGTGGTGCGTAAATCGGATATTGGCAAAACCACCGAAGCATTTGGCGTATTTGCCGACGTGATGCCCGACGGGCACCAGGTGGCGCTGCGGGTGCTGCTGCGTGAGGTGGAGCGCGTGCGCCGTTACGGCCTGAGCGACGTCGATATTGCCGACGTGAAGCAGGATATCCGCGAAGTGGCGCAGCGCATGGCCGCGAAGCCGGAGCAGCGTGAGTTTGCCGACTGGGTACAGCAGATCTTCACCAGCTGGGCGCAGGGCAAGCCGTATACCGGCAGCCAGCAGCGCGGCCGTGAGGCGCTGGCGGCGCTGGATACCATCACTAATCAGCAGGTTAACGCACGGCTGCAGCAGTGGCTGACGGCCGGCGATGCGCTGGTGCAGTTCAGCATTCCCGGCAACACGCCGTTTACCCTGCCAACGGCGCAGTCGGTCATCCGCCTGCGCGAGCAGCTGAAAACCGAAACGCTGGCCCCACCGCAGCGCAAGGTGGAGCAGGTGGTGACCGAACTGAAGGTGACCCCGCAGCCGGGGACTATCGCTGCGGTGAAAAGCTTCCCGCAGCAGCAGGTGGAGCAGTGGACGCTGAGCAACGGCGATCGGGTGGTGCTGCTGCGTACGCCGCTGGCGAAAGATAAAGTCTGGCTGTCTGGCCGCAGCGCGGCGGGCTTTAACACCGCCGGGCTCAATCCGTGGCAGTCGCAGCTGGCGACCCAGCTGGTGGGGCAGAGCGGCCCGCAGGGCTGGCAGGGCGAACAGCTGGTGGCGTGGAAACAGCAGAAAGCCGTATCGTCTGGCGTGAGCCAGCTGCCGGACGAGCTGCAGTACACCGGCCAGTCTTCCCGCGAGGCGCTGGGCGATCTGCTGGCGCTGAACTATGCGTTGCAGACTGCCGCGGGCATCGACCCGGACGTGATGAAAGAGAGCCTGCTGCGGCTGGCGCGCCAGCAGGCGGTGGATGCCGGATCGGCAGGCAATGCCCGCGCGCAGGCCACCCGTCTGCTGCGCTACGGCAGCGCGGGCTGGACGCCGCCGACGCAGCAGCAGCTGAAAACGATTGATGCCGGCACGCTGCTGACGCAGTGGCAGACGGCCGCCCGCGCGCCGGTCAGCTGGTTTATTCTGGCCGATATGTCGCCGGAGCTGCTGAAGCCGCTGGCCGAACGCTACCTGGCCGGCATCCCTCGCCAGCCGGTCGCCACGGTACAGCCGGAGCTGCCGCGCAGCGGCCGCTACGAGGAGACGCTGGCGCTGAACGTTGAGCCACGCGCCGACGTGAAGAGCTGGAGCTTTACCCCGCAGACGTGGACGCCGCAGGCGGCGGTGCAGGTCAGCATTGCCCGTAACCTCGCCAGCCAGGCGCTGAAGTCCAGCCTGCGCGACGACGCGCTGGGCATCTACCGCATGCAGATGAACAGCGAGCTGGCGGATCGCCACCAGCGCATCGAGACGGAGGTCAGCTTTACCAGCGCGCCGGAGCGCGCGCAGGAGCTGTGGCAGCGGGCGGAGGCGGTGTTCGCGCAGCTGCCGCAGCAGATCACCCAGCAGCAGATTGACGTGCAGAAGCGCGACTTTATCCGCGCCGAGCAGGGGCGCCAGCAGGATATCTACACCCTGCAGCGCCGCCTGGAGCTGAGCTATCGCCACTATAACGATCCGCGCTATCTCAGCGACGCCGCACGGCTGGCCGACAGCATTACGCTGGCCGGCGTGCAGGCGATGGCAGCCCGGCTCTATAATCCGCAGAACCGGGTGGTCTCAATTTCGCTGCCGCAGCAGGTGAAAAAGTGAAAAAGGCCGCAGGACAATTCTGGGCGCTGTGTCGCCCGTTCTGGGGCCAGCGCAGCAGCGTACAGGCATGGCTGATTATGCTGGTGATGCTGGCGCTGGGTGGCAGCGTGATCTGGCTTAACGTGCTGTTCGTACAGTGGACCAAGTCGTTCTATGACGCGCTGACGGCGCTGGACGGCGGCAAGATTTATGCGCTGGTGAAGGAGTACGCGCTCTATATCCTGATCTACGTTTTCGCCATCGTCTATGAAGTGTGGTTCCGCAAGCTGTTGATAATCCGCTGGCGCGGCGCGCTGACCGCCGAGCTGGTGGACAGCTGGCTGGCGAAGCGGGCGTTTTACCGCATGTCGCTGAGCGGCCGCGTGGATAACCCCGACCAGCGTATCGCGCAGGATATCGAGATTTTTGTCACCAAAACGATTGGCCTGACCGTCGATCTGCTGCTGAACCCGATCCAGCTGTTTACCTTTGTCTTTATTCTCTGGCAGCTCTCGGGGGTGCAGCAAATCACTCTGTTCGGCAACGAGTGGACCATCCACGGTTATCTGGTGTGGGTGGTGCTGGTCTATACCCTGGCGGGTACGCTGGTCACCCATCTGCTGGGTAAAAAAATGCACGGGCTGACGGTGAGCAAAGAGCGTCTGGAGGGTAACTTCCGCGCCTCGCTGCTGCGCAAGCACGATAACGCCGAGCAGATCGCCCAGTACGGCGGTGAGCAGCAGGAAAAAAGTCACCTCGCGCGCCACTTCCAGGCGGTGACCGGCAACTGGCGCTCGCTGATGAACGCCGAACGTAATATGAATCTGTTTATTGTCGGCTACACCCGCGTCAGCCAGATCGTGCCGGTGTTTGCCGCGCTGCCGCTGCTGCTGAATAAAACCGTCACCTTCGGCGGGCTGATGCAGATCCGTAGCGCCTTTAACCAGGTGCATATCGTGCTGAGCTGGTTTATCCGCGTCTACCCGGCACTGATCGAGCTGTCGGCCAGTATGCAGCGCCTTTCGCAGTTCCGCGCCGAGATCCTGCAACACCAGTCGCAGCAGGAGCAGGCAGATGCCGGTAAACGGTTGCAGATTGGCAGCCTCTCCTTCCGTACCCCGCAGGGGCAGCCGCTGCTGCACGACGTGGCGTTTCACTGTGAACCGGGCAGCTGGAGCAAGCTGACCGGCGAGAGCGGCCTGGGTAAATCGACGCTGCTGCGCACGCTGAACGGCCTGTGGCCCTACTACGACGGCCAGTGGCAGCTGCAGGAAGGTCGCAGCCTGCTGCTGCCGCAGCAGAGCTACCTCGGCCACGGCACGCTGGCGGAGATCCTCTGCTATCCGCAGCCGGTGCTGGCGGCGAGTGACGCGCTGCGTGAGGCGCTGGACAAGGTGGGGCTGGGTGCCTGGCGCGACCGGCTGGACGAGCAGCTGAACTGGGACCGCATCTTCTCCGGCGGCGAACGCCAGCGTCTGGCCTTTGCCCGCGCGCTGCTGGCGCGGCCTGAGACGCTGTGGCTGGACGAAGCCACCAGCAGCCTCGATCACGCCGCCGCCCGTGCGCTGCTGGCGCTGGTGCGCCGCGAACTGCCGGGCACCACGGTAGTGGCGGTGACCCATCAGCAGGAGCTGGATGACCTGTTCCCGCAGCACTACGACCTCGGCCGTTTCCGCCCGGCCTGACTGACCTCCCCCGCCCGCAGGGGCGGGGGTTGGCGTTTCTTTACATCCCCCGGCACAAATCCGCTTTAACTCTTCCCGCCCTTTGCTTACCATCAGTTTTCTGACTCTTTCTCACCGCTTTATGGATATCCGATGCGTTCTCTGGCCACTCTTCTCCCTGTTGTCGCTTTACTCTCTGCCTGCAGCAGCCAGCCGAAACCGGCCACCGCTGAACCGACGGGTAACCCGTTTAAAGGTAACGGCGGCTTCCTGCTGCAGCCTTCGCACAGCGGTAGCGTGCTGGGCGGCGACTTTGCCGATAACCAGGCCGCCAACGCCTTTATTGATAATATGGTGCGCAAGCACGGCTTTGAGCGCCAGCAGCTGCATGACGTGCTGGCGCAGGCGAAAAACCTCGACTTTGTGCTGCGGCTGATGGACAAGCAGGCTCCAACCGCCCAGGGACCGACCGGCCCGAACGGCGCCTGGCTGCGCTATCGCGGCAAATTTATCACCCCGGATAACGTGCAGAACGGCGTGGCGTTCTGGAGCCAGTATCAGGATGCGCTGCAGCGCGCGCAGCAGACCTACGGCGTGCCGCCGGAAATTATCGTCGGCATTATCGGCGTGGAGACGCGCTGGGGGCGGGTGATGGGCAAAACGCGCATCATCGACGCGCTGGCCACGCTGGCCTTTAACTACCCGCGCCGCGCCGCCTACTTCAGCGGCGAGCTGGAAACCTTCCTGCTGATGGCGCGCACCGAAGGCGACGATCCGCTGGATCTGCGCGGATCGTTCGCCGGCGCGATGGGCTACGGCCAGTTTATGCCGTCGGCGTTTAAAGAGTACGCGGTGGACTTCAACGGTGACGGCCATATCAACCTGTGGGACCCGGTCGACGCTATCGGCAGCGTGGCGCACTACTTCCAGGCGCACGGCTGGGTAACCGGCGGCACGGTAGCGGTAATGGCTAACGGCCAGGCACCGGGCATGGAGAGCGGCTTCAAAACCCGATACAGCGTCTCCTCGCTGGCGGCGGCGGGGCTGTCGCCACAGATCCCGCTGGATAATAACCAGCAGGTCAGCCTGCTCAAGTTTGACGTCGGCACCAGCTACCAGTACTGGTACGGTTTACCGAACTTCTACGCCATTACCCGTTATAACCACAGCAATCACTATGCGATGGCGGTATGGCAGCTGGGTGAGGCGGTAGGGCGCGCACGTCAGGGGCAGTAAGCGGCAAAACCTTGTTGCATTTCGCTGAGTTATCGCGGTGACAGACGGGCTACACTTAGCCCGTCTGTTCTGACATTCAATGAGGCACAATGAAAGACTGGAACCCCGATCTCTACCGGCAGTTCGAAGCGGAGCGTACGCGCCCGGCTGAAGAACTGCTCAGGCGCATCCCTCTTACTCAGATTAATCACGCCACCGATCTCGGCTGCGGCCCCGGCAACAGCACCGAGCTGCTGCATCGCGCCTGGCCCTCTGCGCAGATCACCGGGCTGGACAGCTCGCAGGCGATGATCGACCAGGCGCGGCAGCGGCTGCCCGGCTGTCGCTTCGAGCTGGCCGATATCCGCAGCTGGCAGGCGCGGCCCGCCCAGGATGTGATTTATGCCAACGCCTCGCTGCAGTGGCTGACCGATCACCCGGTGCTGCTGCCGCACCTGGTGGCACAGCTGGCCCCCGGCGGCGTGCTGGCGGTGCAGATGCCGGATAACCTTGACCAGCCCACCCACAGCCTGATGCGTGATGTCGCAGCGCGCCCGGCGTGGCAGGAGAAAATCCCGCCGTCCGCCGCCGACCGCAAGCGGCTGCTCAGCACCGAAACCTACTACGATCTGCTGACCGCCGCCGGCTGCCGGGTGGATATCTGGCGCACCACCTATTACCACGTGATGCCTTCGGCGGCGGCGGTGGTTGACTGGCTGCGCGCCACCGGGTTGCGGCCTTACCTCGCCGCGCTCAGCGAGGCGGAACAGGCGCAGTACCTGGCCGAGTATCAGGCGGAAATTGAGCGCGCGCTGCCGCCGCGCCAGGACGGTAACCGGCTGATGGCCTTCCCGCGCCTGTTTATGGTGGCGCAGAAAGCCGGTTAACCGTTCTGACGGGATGGCAACCGTCTAGTGCCTTTCCTGCGTCTGCGCAGGATACGCGGCGGGTTAACCATTGTCGTTCAGTGTTCAACGGGGATGGCAGCCGGCTGGTGCCTTTCCTGCGTCTGCGCAGGATACGCGGCGGGTTAACCGATGTCGTTCACCGTTCAACGGGGAGGGCAACCGGCTGATGGCCTTCCCCCATCTGTAGCGGATATGCGCGCATTCACCGTTTATCTTACCGGCCTGCTGCTTTGTGCACCGTACCTTGAGAAAAATGTCCCTGCGCCGTAACCGCCCGTACTGCCGCTGAAGGCGCACCGCAAAATCTGCTTTCTCTGCACCGCCGGCCGGGGAAAGGTGCTACTCTTTCGCTCTTCACGTTCGGCAGGAGGGAGAGCATGACCGATAACGAATTAAACCAACTGAGCGCCCGTCTGGGCCAGCGGCTGCAGGCCGAAGGTGCCAGCGTCACCGCGGCGGAATCCTGCACCGGTGGCTGGATCGCCAAGGTGCTGACCGACATCGCCGGCAGCTCGGCCTGGTTCCAGCGCGGCTTTGTCACCTACAGCAACGAAGCCAAGCAGCAGATGATCGGCGTCAGCGCCGCTGCGCTGGCGGAGCACGGCGCGGTGAGCGAAGCGGTGGTGCGTGAGATGGCACAGGGCGCGCTGCAGGCGGCAGGCGCGGATTACGCGCTCTCGGTTAGCGGCATCGCCGGGCCGGACGGCGGCAGCGATGAAAAACCGGTCGGTACCGTCTGGTTTGGTTTCGCCAGCGCCAGCGGGGAGGTGAGGGCAGAGCGCCGCCGGTTTAGCGGCGACCGTGAGGCGGTTCGTCGCCAGGCCACCGCCCACGCGCTACAGACGCTGCTCGACCACCTTTCTGCAAAATAGAGCTTGATACTGTATGACCATACAGTATAATTAACGCATATTTTTGAACCAAAGCAGCGCCCGCGTATGCTTTACCCGCACGATCAGGAGTAGAAATGGCTATCGACGAAAACAAGCAAAAAGCACTGGCAGCAGCGCTCGGCCAGATTGAAAAGCAGTTTGGCAAAGGTACCATCATGCGCCTGGGTGAAGACCGTACGATGGATGTTGAAACCATCTCTACCGGTTCTTTATCCCTCGATATCGCGCTGGGCGCCGGCGGCCTGCCGATGGGCCGTATCGTTGAGATCTACGGCCCGGAATCTTCCGGTAAAACCACGCTGACCCTGCAGGTGATCGCCGCGGCACAGCGTAAAGGCAAAACCTGTGCCTTTATCGACGCCGAGCACGCCCTTGACCCGGTCTACGCCAAGAAGCTGGGCGTGGACATCGACAACCTGCTCTGCTCCCAGCCGGATACCGGTGAGCAGGCGCTGGAGATCTGTGATGCACTGGCGCGTTCTGGCGCGGTAGACGTGATCATCGTTGACTCCGTAGCGGCGCTGACGCCAAAAGCGGAAATCGAAGGCGAAATCGGTGACTCACATATGGGCCTGGCGGCGCGTATGATGAGCCAGGCGATGCGTAAGCTGGCCGGTAACCTGAAAAACTCCAACACTCTGCTGATCTTTATCAACCAGATCCGCATGAAGATCGGTGTGATGTTCGGTAACCCGGAAACCACCACCGGCGGTAACGCGCTGAAGTTCTACGCCTCCGTGCGCCTGGATATCCGCCGTATCGGCGCGATCAAAGAGGGCGACGAAGTGGTGGGCAGCGAAACCCGCGTGAAAGTGGTTAAAAACAAAATCGCTGCGCCGTTTAAGCAGGCTGAGTTCCAGATCATGTACGGCGAAGGCATTAACACCCTCGGCGAACTGGTGGACCTGGGCGTTAAGCACAAGCTGATCGAGAAAGCCGGTGCCTGGTACAGCTACAACGGTGACAAAATTGGTCAGGGTAAGGCTAACGCCTCTAACTTCCTGAAAGAGAACCCGGCGCTGGCGAACGAGCTGGACACCAAGCTGCGTGCGATGCTGCTGGGTAACCAGGACGACAAGCCTGACTTCGTTCCGGCTCCGCACGAAGCGGATGCAGGCAGCGAAAAAGAAGAAGACTTCTGATCCCTGGCGTGCTTATCAGCCGGTAAGCTGAGAGCCGCAGGCTGATAACCCAGATGAAAAGGAACGGTAACCCCGTTCCTTTTTTTATGGCTCAGGCTGGCCCGCAAACCCACGCTTACCCTTATGGTACCGGGATGCTACGCCATGACGCCGGATCCCCCTCTTTATCGCACCGGGTTACCACGCCATGACGCCGGATACCCGCCTTATCTGTCGAAAAACGGCTGCTTCCGCCGGCTTGCCGTGATTTCTCCTCGCCAGGATTTTGCCCCGGCGTTACCCTTACCTCATTCACCGGCCTCAACACAGGGGAATACCCAATGTCAGACTCCACCGCACGAAACCGACAGACCAAACTGCTGGAGCGGGCCACGCGTATTCTGGCCATGCGCGATCACAGCGAAAGCGAGTTCCGCCGTAAGCTGGTGATCTCAACCGAACGCGCCGCGCAGTTTGCAAAGCAGGAGACGCCGCCGGAACCGCTGAGCAGCGAGGAGATCGACCAGGTGGTGGCCTGGTGCTATCAGCACAACTGGCTGGACGACGCTCGCTTTGCCGAACGCTACCTGAGCTCGCGCAGCCGTAAGGGCTATGGGCCGCAGCGCATCCGCCTGGAACTGGGGCAGCGCGGGGTGGCGAAAGAGCTGATTGAACAGGCGATGTTTGCGGCGGAAATCGACTGGGCGCGCCAGGCGTTTGTGCTGGCGGAACGCAAGTTTGGCCTGCCTTTTCCCACCGACTGGAAGGAAAAGGCCAAAGTGCAGCGTTATCTGATGAGCAAAGGCTTCTTTAGCGAGGATATCCGCGCTATTTTCGCAAATTTTGACGATTGACCCGCAATGGGATTTTACTTCCCCCGGAAGAAAATTTATCTTATTCACCACTTTTTGTTCGTGCGTCGCCGTTGCCGGCAGCAATACCGGGCCGCCCAGACCACGAAACGTTCTTTAGCGTGATTCCAGGACAAATATGAGCAAGAGCACTGCGGAGATTCGTCAAGCGTTTCTCGACTTTTTCCAGAGTAAGGGACATCAGGTTGTAGCCAGTAGCTCCCTCGTCCCGCACAACGACCCGACGCTGCTGTTTACCAACGCCGGGATGAACCAGTTTAAAGACGTTTTCTTAGGCCAGGACAAGCGCAACTACTCGCGTGCCACCACCTCGCAGCGCTGCGTGCGCGCCGGCGGTAAGCATAACGATCTGGAAAACGTCGGCTATACCGCGCGTCACCACACCTTCTTTGAAATGCTGGGCAACTTCAGCTTTGGTGACTACTTCAAGCCTGAAGCGATCGCCTACGCGTGGGAACTGCTGACCAGCCCTGAGTGGTTCGGCCTGCCGAAAGAGAAACTGTGGGTGACCGTCTACGAGACCGATGACGAAGCCTACGACATCTGGGAACAGAAGATCGGCGTGCCGCGCGAGCGCATTATCCGCATCGGCGACAACAAGGGCGGCGCTTACGCCTCCGATAACTTCTGGCAGATGGGCGATACCGGCCCGTGCGGCCCGTGCTCTGAGATCTTCTTTGACCACGGCGACCACATCTGGGGAGGCCCGCCGGGCAGCCCGGAAGAGGATGGCGACCGCTATATCGAGATCTGGAACATCGTCTTTATGCAGTTCAACCGTCAGTCTGACGGCACCATGCAGCCGCTGCCGAAGCCATCGGTGGATACCGGTATGGGCCTTGAGCGTATCTCGGCGGTGCTGCAGCATGTGAACTCTAACTACGAGATCGACCTGTTCGCTAAGCTGATTAAAGCGGTGGCCGCGGCGACCGGCGCGACCGACCTCAGCAACAAATCCCTGCGGGTGATTGCTGACCACATCCGTTCCTGTGCCTTCCTGATCGCCGACGGCGTGATCCCGTCAAGCGAGAGCCGTGGCTACGTGCTGCGCCGCATCATTCGCCGCGCGGTGCGTCATGGCAATATGCTGGGCGCACAGGGTGCCTTCTTCTGGAAGCTGGTTGCCCCGCTGATTGAAGTGATGGGTGCTGCAGGAGAAGAGCTGCAGCGTCAGCAGGCGCAGGTTGAGCAGATTCTGAAAACCGAAGAAGAGCAGTTTGCCAAAACCCTTGAGCGCGGTCTGGCGCTGCTGGATGACGAGCTGGCGAACCTGCAGGGCGATACCCTCGACGGTGACACCGTGTTCCGCCTGTACGACACCTTTGGTTTCCCGGTCGATCTGACCGCTGACGTGTGCCGCGAGCGCGATCTGAAAATCGACGAAGCCGGCTTTGAACGCGCCATGGAGCAGCAGCGCCAGCGTGCCCGTGACGCCAGCGGCTTTGGTGCCGATTACAGCAACGTGATCCGTCTTGACGCAGCCACCGACTTCAAAGGCTACGAGCAGCAGGCGCTGACCGACGCTACGGTGACCGCCATCTTCGTTAACGGCGAAGCCGCTGATGAAATCAGCGCCGGTCAGGAAGGCGTGGTGGTGCTGGACGAAACGCCGTTCTACGGTGAGTCGGGCGGCCAGGTGGGCGATACCGGTGAACTGAGCGCCGGTAACGTCAGCTTCACGGTGACCGATACCCAAAAGTATGCCAAAGCGTTCGGCCATATCGGTAAGGTGAACAGCGGTACGCTGCGCGTGGGCGATCGCGTCGCAGCAACGATCGACGAACAGCGTCGTGGCCGTATTCGCCTGAACCACTCGGCGACCCACCTGCTGCACGAGGCGTTACGCCAGGTGCTGGGTGAGCACGTCGGTCAGAAAGGCTCGCTGGTTAATGATAAGTACCTGCGCTTTGACTTCTCGCATTTCGAAGCGATGAAGCCGCAGGAACTGCGTCAGGTTGAGGATATCGTCAACGCGCAGATCCGACGTAACCTGGCGATTGAAACCCAGGTGATGGATCTGGAAGAGGCGAAAGCGAAGGGCGCGATGGCGCTGTTCGGCGAGAAATATGAGGACCGCGTGCGCGTGGTGGGCATGGAAGACTTCTCTACCGAGCTGTGCGGCGGTATTCACGCCAACCGGACCGGTGATATCGGCCTGTTCCGCATCCTTTCTGAGTCAGGCACCGCCGCCGGCGTGCGCCGTATTGAAGCGGTGACCGGCGCGGGCGCGCTGGCCCAGGTGGTCGGCCAGAGCGAGCAGCTGCAGGATATTGCGCAGCTGGTAAAAGCCAACAGCAGCAACCTGAATGAAAAAGTTCGCGCGCTGCTCGACCATACCCGCGCACTGGAAAAAGAGCTGCAGCAGTTGAAAGATCAGCAGGCGGCGAAGGACAGTGCTTCACTGAGCAGCCAGGCGATCGCGCTGAAAGGCACCAGACTGTTGGTCAGCGCGCTGAACAACGTCGAGCCTAAGATGCTGCGTACCATGGTGGACGATCTGAAAAATCAGCTCGGCTCTGCGGTGATTGTGCTGGCAACGGTGGCCGACGGTAAGGTTTCTCTGATTGCCGGGGTGACCAAAGATCTGACCGATCGCGTTAAGGCCGGCGAGCTGGTGGGCGAACTGGCCCAGCAGGTTGGCGGTAAAGGCGGTGGTCGTCCGGATATGGCTCAGGCGGGTGGCACAGATGCTCAGGCACTGCCTGCGGCGCTGGCCGGCGTTGAGTCGTGGGTGGCAGCAAAACTGTAAGACAATAATGAAGTACCGTGACAGAGGGCCGGAGACGCGTGCTCCGGCGCTTTGGTAACGCGGTACGCCCGGTAATCATAAAGTCAGGTTGACGGTGGGCTTTTCGGCTAAACTAAATATCAGCAGAATGTATTGGCAAGCAGGTGCACAAATGGTGTATTTGTCATAGTCTACATTTCGCGTTATATGATGGATAATGCCGGGGTACAGTTGACCCGACTCTTTTAATCTTTCAAGGAGCAAAGAATGCTTATTCTAACTCGTCGAGTTGGTGAGACCCTCATGATCGGTGATGAGGTGACTGTAACTGTGCTGGGTGTTAAAGGTAACCAGGTTCGTATCGGTGTGAACGCCCCTAAGGAAGTTTCGGTGCATCGCGAAGAAATTTATCAACGTATTCAGGCCGAAAAAACTCAGCCATCGAGTTACTAACGGATCCTGCGCCTCGCTCCCGGCAGCGAGGCGCAACCGCTTTTCCTGCTTTCTCCACTTTACTCAGAAACCTCTCCCCTGGCTCCAAAGTTCCAAATCCGCTGTTTCTTTTTAATCGTGTATCGCTTTCCCTGACTCAGAACGCCGCTGGCACGGTTAACGCAGCTAAAGGCATCGCTGAGGCCATGCTATCGCTGCCTGGGACATTGCTGGAGGGCAGGGGGCAGGGTCGGCCGTTGGCGGGCAGATCGCCGGGTCGCCGTGAACACGGTCCCTGTGGGCTCGGACGGCGCATCCCTGCGCCGTACGCCCGGCTAACCTGTCCCCCCAACGGCCTCCCTCTAAGCTACTGAGTTGCTGTGCATAAAACATAAAAACCGTTCGATGCTGAATTTGGTTACTGGTTACTGGTTACTGGTTACTGGTTACTGGTTACTGAGTGCAGAGTGCAGAGTGCAGAGTGCAGAGTGACCGGATGGCACGATGTCGTTTTAAGGCAGCAACACGGCTCTTGAGGGCAATCGGAGGGGATCCGGGTTAGCGGACCGTCGGGCACACGGACGTGCCCGGCCGAGCGCAGGGATGGTGTAGCGGGTCCGCGTTCCGGAACCCCTCCGATAAGCCGGGTACAGATTCTGCAGCGAACCTGTTCAGGGCTCTGTAGCCTCGTGCAAAGGACAGCGCTTCTTGCCCTGAGGCTGGATGGTGTAGCGGGTCCGCGTTCCGGAACCCCTCCGATAAGCCGGGTACAGATTCTGCAGCGAACCTGTTCAGGGCTCTGTAGCCTCGTGCAAAGGACAGCGCTTCTTGCCCTGAGGCTGGATGGTGTAGGGGGGCCGCGTTCCGGAGCCCCTCCGATAAGCCGGATGCAGATTCTGCAGCGAACCATCTTTATCTGCCGCCATTAGCCGGTGTTAACACTGGATTGCCTGTTTTTTCCGCGATTCAGCAGCGGTGACTGATAA
This portion of the Erwinia sp. E602 genome encodes:
- the mltB gene encoding lytic murein transglycosylase B, whose product is MRSLATLLPVVALLSACSSQPKPATAEPTGNPFKGNGGFLLQPSHSGSVLGGDFADNQAANAFIDNMVRKHGFERQQLHDVLAQAKNLDFVLRLMDKQAPTAQGPTGPNGAWLRYRGKFITPDNVQNGVAFWSQYQDALQRAQQTYGVPPEIIVGIIGVETRWGRVMGKTRIIDALATLAFNYPRRAAYFSGELETFLLMARTEGDDPLDLRGSFAGAMGYGQFMPSAFKEYAVDFNGDGHINLWDPVDAIGSVAHYFQAHGWVTGGTVAVMANGQAPGMESGFKTRYSVSSLAAAGLSPQIPLDNNQQVSLLKFDVGTSYQYWYGLPNFYAITRYNHSNHYAMAVWQLGEAVGRARQGQ
- the tam gene encoding trans-aconitate 2-methyltransferase, whose translation is MKDWNPDLYRQFEAERTRPAEELLRRIPLTQINHATDLGCGPGNSTELLHRAWPSAQITGLDSSQAMIDQARQRLPGCRFELADIRSWQARPAQDVIYANASLQWLTDHPVLLPHLVAQLAPGGVLAVQMPDNLDQPTHSLMRDVAARPAWQEKIPPSAADRKRLLSTETYYDLLTAAGCRVDIWRTTYYHVMPSAAAVVDWLRATGLRPYLAALSEAEQAQYLAEYQAEIERALPPRQDGNRLMAFPRLFMVAQKAG
- a CDS encoding M16 family metallopeptidase encodes the protein MKQWRNLSGLVAIVSLLFLFNGARAAETLSPLPQITEGVLDNGLRYTLVPLSGQKQRVDVRLSVDVGSIDEQDNESGVAHMLEHLVFRASEQYPQGVATQLHQRGWVRAQHYNAMTNYERTLYMFSPPGGAGQLDVALESLSQMAGHARLTQRDLDDERRIILEEWRGKLGVAERMNQQRVQAIRHGSRYPERPTIGTEASIRNTPATTLQQFYQRWYHPGNMRLLVIGDFRPETAAAEIKRYFGTLPAGAVPERDYYEPRLQTQLKVVRLQDGQSGSSQLSLVLRSNPGTTTYEQRLISQIALSSVSRQMRRQKPELPAEVGGLVVRKSDIGKTTEAFGVFADVMPDGHQVALRVLLREVERVRRYGLSDVDIADVKQDIREVAQRMAAKPEQREFADWVQQIFTSWAQGKPYTGSQQRGREALAALDTITNQQVNARLQQWLTAGDALVQFSIPGNTPFTLPTAQSVIRLREQLKTETLAPPQRKVEQVVTELKVTPQPGTIAAVKSFPQQQVEQWTLSNGDRVVLLRTPLAKDKVWLSGRSAAGFNTAGLNPWQSQLATQLVGQSGPQGWQGEQLVAWKQQKAVSSGVSQLPDELQYTGQSSREALGDLLALNYALQTAAGIDPDVMKESLLRLARQQAVDAGSAGNARAQATRLLRYGSAGWTPPTQQQLKTIDAGTLLTQWQTAARAPVSWFILADMSPELLKPLAERYLAGIPRQPVATVQPELPRSGRYEETLALNVEPRADVKSWSFTPQTWTPQAAVQVSIARNLASQALKSSLRDDALGIYRMQMNSELADRHQRIETEVSFTSAPERAQELWQRAEAVFAQLPQQITQQQIDVQKRDFIRAEQGRQQDIYTLQRRLELSYRHYNDPRYLSDAARLADSITLAGVQAMAARLYNPQNRVVSISLPQQVKK
- a CDS encoding ABC transporter ATP-binding protein/permease yields the protein MKKAAGQFWALCRPFWGQRSSVQAWLIMLVMLALGGSVIWLNVLFVQWTKSFYDALTALDGGKIYALVKEYALYILIYVFAIVYEVWFRKLLIIRWRGALTAELVDSWLAKRAFYRMSLSGRVDNPDQRIAQDIEIFVTKTIGLTVDLLLNPIQLFTFVFILWQLSGVQQITLFGNEWTIHGYLVWVVLVYTLAGTLVTHLLGKKMHGLTVSKERLEGNFRASLLRKHDNAEQIAQYGGEQQEKSHLARHFQAVTGNWRSLMNAERNMNLFIVGYTRVSQIVPVFAALPLLLNKTVTFGGLMQIRSAFNQVHIVLSWFIRVYPALIELSASMQRLSQFRAEILQHQSQQEQADAGKRLQIGSLSFRTPQGQPLLHDVAFHCEPGSWSKLTGESGLGKSTLLRTLNGLWPYYDGQWQLQEGRSLLLPQQSYLGHGTLAEILCYPQPVLAASDALREALDKVGLGAWRDRLDEQLNWDRIFSGGERQRLAFARALLARPETLWLDEATSSLDHAAARALLALVRRELPGTTVVAVTHQQELDDLFPQHYDLGRFRPA